From the genome of Brassica oleracea var. oleracea cultivar TO1000 unplaced genomic scaffold, BOL UnpScaffold11627, whole genome shotgun sequence:
CCAGCCTCTTCACATTCGCACCCGAGTCTCCACTTGTCTATGAGGAGAAAATATATAGGGTtattagaaagaagaagaagaaaaggacaCTAGAATGTCTCTGAGGACAACTTATGTTACCTCCTCAAGTTTCCTCTGAAAGTCTTGCTCAGTTTTAGCCTTGTATTCGGCAATCTCCTTCTCAGCCTCTTCTTTGGCTTGCTTCAGCCTTGCCATCTTTGCTGCAACACAAGATCACAAATCAAACTCCAAACATATATAATCAAAGCTCCAGCAAGGCAAATTGGACACTATGCATTAT
Proteins encoded in this window:
- the LOC106322249 gene encoding V-type proton ATPase subunit G1-like — translated: QGGIQQLLAAEQEAQHIVNAARTAKMARLKQAKEEAEKEIAEYKAKTEQDFQRKLEETSGDSGANVKR